One Luteolibacter rhizosphaerae DNA segment encodes these proteins:
- the atpA gene encoding F0F1 ATP synthase subunit alpha, which produces MSSILQELEKEIANASASVEKTNVGVVREVGDGVAKVEGLSDVMLNEMISFPGGVTGLAMNLEDGEVGVVLLGSYDKIVAGMECSTTGKLLSVPVGRKVFGRVVNALGHAIDGKGEIEASASYPMEKIAPGIIKRKSVSVPVQTGIMSIDAMIPVGRGQRELIIGDRSTGKTTIAVDTIISQAKQNKLAEQGKLQNHKPLYCIYVAIGQKQSNVARIQKTLEDSGAMEYTTIVSATASDAAAMQFLAPYAGCAIAEYMMDQGEDCLIVFDDLSKHAVAYRQVALILKRPSGREAYPGDVFYLHSRLLERSARLTEAAGGGSLTALPVIETQAGDVSAYIPTNVISITDGQIYLETDLFYQGIRPAISVGLSVSRVGSAAQTKTIKSVAGTTKLDLAQFRELQAFAQFGSDLDASTKKKLDRGARIVELFKQNQYSPLSMEMESIYLFAMQNGYFDDVKVSDVKRFQTAMGEFFETRKTELLDKIRNEKPDLKKDAAAVEAVKTAINDFKASWK; this is translated from the coding sequence GAAAAAACCAACGTCGGCGTCGTCCGCGAAGTCGGTGACGGCGTCGCCAAGGTCGAAGGCCTTTCGGACGTGATGCTGAACGAGATGATCTCGTTCCCCGGCGGCGTGACCGGCCTCGCGATGAACCTTGAGGACGGTGAAGTCGGTGTCGTGCTTCTCGGCTCCTACGACAAGATCGTCGCGGGCATGGAGTGCTCCACCACCGGCAAGCTGCTTTCCGTTCCGGTCGGTCGCAAGGTCTTCGGCCGCGTCGTGAACGCTCTCGGCCACGCCATCGACGGCAAGGGCGAGATCGAAGCCTCCGCTTCCTACCCGATGGAGAAGATCGCTCCGGGTATCATCAAGCGTAAGTCGGTGTCCGTCCCGGTGCAGACCGGCATCATGTCCATCGATGCCATGATCCCCGTCGGCCGCGGCCAGCGCGAGCTCATCATCGGTGACCGCTCGACCGGCAAGACCACCATCGCCGTCGATACCATCATCTCCCAGGCCAAGCAGAACAAGCTGGCCGAGCAGGGCAAGCTGCAGAACCACAAGCCGCTTTACTGCATCTACGTCGCCATCGGCCAGAAGCAGTCGAACGTGGCCCGGATCCAGAAGACGCTGGAAGACTCCGGCGCCATGGAATACACCACCATCGTTTCGGCCACCGCTTCGGATGCCGCCGCGATGCAGTTCCTCGCTCCTTACGCCGGCTGCGCCATCGCCGAATACATGATGGACCAGGGCGAAGACTGCCTCATCGTGTTCGATGACCTTTCCAAGCACGCCGTGGCCTACCGCCAGGTGGCCCTGATCCTGAAGCGCCCCTCCGGTCGCGAAGCGTATCCGGGTGACGTGTTCTACCTCCACTCCCGCCTGCTCGAGCGCTCCGCTCGTCTGACCGAGGCCGCCGGTGGTGGTTCGCTTACCGCTCTCCCTGTCATCGAGACCCAGGCCGGTGACGTGTCCGCTTACATCCCGACCAACGTGATCTCGATCACGGACGGCCAGATCTACCTGGAAACCGACCTCTTCTACCAGGGCATCCGCCCCGCCATCTCGGTGGGTCTCTCGGTGTCCCGCGTGGGTTCCGCCGCCCAGACCAAGACCATCAAGTCCGTCGCCGGCACCACCAAGCTGGACCTCGCCCAGTTCCGCGAGCTGCAGGCCTTCGCTCAGTTCGGTTCGGACCTTGATGCCTCCACCAAGAAAAAGCTCGATCGCGGTGCCCGCATCGTGGAGCTCTTCAAGCAGAACCAGTACTCCCCGCTCTCCATGGAGATGGAGTCGATCTACCTGTTCGCCATGCAGAACGGCTACTTCGACGATGTGAAGGTCAGCGACGTGAAGCGCTTCCAGACTGCGATGGGTGAGTTCTTCGAGACCCGCAAGACCGAGCTCCTCGACAAGATCCGCAACGAAAAGCCGGACCTCAAGAAAGACGCCGCCGCCGTTGAAGCCGTGAAGACGGCCATCAACGACTTCAAGGCTTCTTGGAAGTAA
- the atpG gene encoding ATP synthase F1 subunit gamma, which produces MANLRDIRRRIKSVKNTAQITRAMQLVAAAKMKKAQDQALAGRDYADLLNQVLVNLKENVGEEAHPLLQTRDGGKELVLVISTDKGLCGALNTNVGKKIRAEVSKDADFVTVGRKLRNQLAKAGRNMVADFEVKDPVPFAEARPIAKFLTKAFLEGGYSKVSVAFANYVNVMRQEPTIVQLLPISTASLGEKQDYEGMGAEVKVKATDHGAALSKDYLFEPSGKDVLDTLLPLYINFQVYQMLVESRASEHSARMVAMKGATDNAKKFIKELTLEYNKLRQAAITAELLEITTAMRAME; this is translated from the coding sequence ATGGCCAACCTTCGCGACATCCGCCGACGCATCAAGTCGGTCAAGAACACCGCCCAGATCACCCGGGCGATGCAGCTTGTCGCTGCCGCCAAGATGAAGAAGGCGCAGGACCAGGCGCTCGCCGGTCGTGATTACGCCGATCTTCTCAATCAGGTCCTCGTGAACCTGAAGGAGAACGTCGGTGAGGAAGCCCACCCGCTCCTCCAGACCCGCGATGGCGGCAAGGAACTGGTGCTGGTGATCTCCACCGACAAGGGCCTCTGCGGCGCGCTCAATACCAACGTCGGCAAGAAGATCCGCGCCGAGGTCTCGAAGGACGCGGACTTCGTCACCGTCGGCCGCAAACTGCGCAACCAGCTCGCGAAGGCCGGTCGCAACATGGTTGCCGACTTCGAGGTGAAGGACCCGGTTCCTTTCGCCGAAGCCCGTCCGATCGCAAAGTTCCTGACCAAGGCCTTCCTCGAAGGTGGCTACAGCAAGGTCAGCGTCGCCTTCGCGAACTACGTCAACGTGATGCGCCAGGAGCCGACCATCGTCCAGCTCCTGCCGATCTCGACCGCTTCCCTCGGCGAGAAGCAGGATTACGAGGGCATGGGCGCCGAGGTGAAGGTTAAGGCAACCGACCACGGTGCTGCCCTTTCCAAGGACTATCTCTTTGAGCCCTCCGGCAAGGACGTCCTCGATACCCTCCTGCCGCTCTACATCAACTTCCAGGTCTATCAGATGCTGGTCGAGAGCCGCGCCTCCGAGCACTCCGCCCGGATGGTCGCCATGAAGGGCGCCACGGACAACGCCAAGAAGTTCATCAAGGAGCTGACCCTAGAATACAACAAGCTCCGGCAGGCCGCCATTACCGCGGAACTGCTCGAGATCACCACGGCCATGCGCGCCATGGAGTGA
- a CDS encoding DUF4410 domain-containing protein, producing the protein MKLVLPLLPIAAALLSVSCGGGGLDYAEASAPTAPYQVAVVKGFGYKVDGPDARGKQLSNEFASVLAEEIQNVGKFSKVTTASESGRALRIEGDVTYLEEGNNALRIGIGMGAGSAHFNCTGRFVDNSTGKLLGTFEVERSSKSGLRGVADTFPIIRRSAAGDIAAKAAELAH; encoded by the coding sequence ATGAAACTCGTCCTTCCATTGCTTCCGATTGCCGCGGCGCTCCTGAGCGTCAGCTGCGGCGGCGGTGGCCTTGACTATGCCGAGGCCTCGGCTCCGACTGCCCCTTATCAGGTGGCTGTCGTGAAGGGCTTCGGCTACAAGGTGGATGGCCCCGATGCCCGGGGTAAGCAACTGTCGAACGAGTTTGCCTCCGTCCTTGCCGAGGAGATCCAAAATGTCGGCAAGTTCTCGAAGGTGACCACCGCTTCCGAGTCGGGTCGCGCCCTCCGCATTGAGGGAGACGTGACCTATCTGGAAGAGGGAAACAACGCCCTGCGCATCGGCATCGGCATGGGTGCTGGGAGTGCTCATTTTAACTGCACCGGTCGCTTCGTCGACAACTCCACCGGTAAGCTGCTCGGGACCTTTGAGGTCGAACGCAGCAGTAAATCGGGCCTCCGCGGCGTGGCCGATACCTTCCCGATCATCCGCCGTTCCGCTGCAGGCGACATCGCCGCAAAGGCCGCAGAGCTCGCCCACTGA